In a genomic window of Gloeocapsopsis dulcis:
- a CDS encoding GspE/PulE family protein — MQSAPSSAWQRLKNQEISCAEALKLLVDEQGRVNTELLDRDVNSRFLRHFSDKSSVPPVIPLLLWRGCYYLGSPVNIDSEAIAFLTERTGSNIKIISISDNSYRTWFHTQNLNTNRISATPFVNPITGEQEAENITETTQIYLSRSADQIERIKTLLSGALRNRASDIHLEPTTEGLRVRYRIDGVLRDITMLPQELSRRVIVAIKVMSKMDISESRRPQDGRIEEKYTTGEHAEMGMDMRVSTLPCVNGEKAVIRLLPRENPFSQLENLGFTQQTLQVYKSWLQQPQGMIILTGPTGSGKTSTLYTSLQAVATENVNVVTVEDPVEYILPRITQTQVNEAAGMTFAAGLRAILRQDPDIIMVGEIRDNETAETAVRAALTGHLVFTTLHTNDAVGAIPRLRDIGPDPGLLSDALLGIVAQRLVRRVCPHCSEPYTPTEADLRVLGIDSQHAHSGQWRKGKGCGICFNSGFLGREAIVELLDIDDTVREIIYEGTMTQLHRHLREVHFASFRTAAVEKVTNGLTTVEEVLRVLPRTALYNKLVDKEWTPKLKPVNAYSNVGS, encoded by the coding sequence AAATCAGTTGCGCTGAAGCTCTCAAGCTGCTTGTAGACGAGCAAGGAAGAGTTAATACTGAACTACTCGATCGAGATGTGAACTCCAGATTTTTACGTCACTTTTCTGACAAGAGCAGTGTTCCGCCTGTGATTCCGTTGTTATTGTGGCGTGGTTGTTATTATTTGGGGAGTCCGGTCAACATTGATTCTGAAGCGATCGCTTTTTTAACCGAACGAACTGGTAGCAACATCAAAATAATTTCCATATCCGACAACAGTTACCGAACCTGGTTTCATACACAAAATCTCAACACAAACCGGATCAGTGCTACACCGTTTGTCAATCCTATCACTGGCGAGCAAGAAGCAGAAAACATTACAGAAACGACTCAAATTTATTTATCGCGCTCTGCTGACCAAATTGAACGCATCAAAACCTTACTTTCTGGAGCGTTGCGGAATCGGGCGAGTGACATTCACCTTGAACCTACGACAGAGGGGTTGCGCGTGCGCTATCGCATTGATGGAGTGCTGCGTGACATTACAATGCTACCCCAAGAGTTGAGCCGTCGCGTGATTGTAGCGATCAAGGTTATGTCAAAAATGGACATATCTGAAAGTCGCCGCCCTCAAGATGGACGTATTGAAGAGAAATACACCACTGGGGAACACGCAGAAATGGGCATGGATATGCGTGTAAGTACCCTTCCTTGTGTTAATGGCGAAAAAGCGGTTATTCGCTTACTACCGCGTGAAAATCCATTCTCACAACTCGAAAATTTAGGCTTTACGCAGCAAACACTCCAGGTATATAAGTCTTGGCTGCAACAACCGCAGGGGATGATTATCTTGACAGGTCCTACAGGTTCAGGTAAAACAAGTACTCTTTATACAAGTTTGCAAGCTGTAGCAACCGAAAATGTCAACGTCGTTACTGTCGAAGATCCTGTTGAGTACATCTTGCCACGGATTACGCAAACACAGGTAAACGAAGCGGCAGGAATGACCTTTGCTGCGGGCTTGCGCGCTATTCTACGTCAAGACCCTGACATCATCATGGTAGGAGAAATCCGCGACAACGAAACCGCAGAAACAGCAGTACGTGCTGCACTGACAGGACACTTGGTATTTACAACACTACATACAAATGACGCGGTAGGTGCGATTCCGCGATTACGAGATATTGGTCCTGATCCTGGATTACTCAGCGATGCATTGTTAGGAATTGTGGCACAGCGACTCGTCCGCCGCGTATGTCCCCACTGTAGTGAGCCTTACACGCCTACCGAAGCAGATTTACGGGTACTTGGCATTGACTCGCAACACGCTCATAGTGGGCAATGGCGCAAGGGTAAAGGTTGTGGTATCTGTTTCAATTCTGGTTTCTTGGGACGTGAAGCAATTGTTGAGTTATTAGATATTGATGATACCGTGCGAGAAATTATTTATGAAGGTACAATGACGCAACTACATCGTCATCTCAGAGAAGTTCATTTTGCTTCGTTCCGTACTGCTGCTGTTGAGAAAGTAACAAATGGTTTGACAACGGTAGAAGAAGTTTTACGAGTCTTACCGCGTACAGCTTTATACAATAAGTTGGTAGATAAAGAATGGACGCCTAAATTAAAACCAGTGAATGCTTATAGCAATGTAGGAAGTTGA